One window of Gaiellales bacterium genomic DNA carries:
- a CDS encoding cupin domain-containing protein: MAHRVTTIDELGPGVFRKLRQELGVTAFGVNAIVLPPGTEWFNHFHRRQDELYFVHAGTAGFEVEGESFELGPGGAVHVETTTPRRFWNAGGDDLVLLAIGGRDGYVERDGEMVDPADVDRRRRFSAGDQDVIKRRDLE; the protein is encoded by the coding sequence ATGGCACACCGGGTGACGACGATCGACGAGCTCGGGCCCGGCGTCTTCCGCAAGCTGCGCCAGGAGCTGGGCGTGACGGCGTTCGGCGTGAATGCGATCGTCCTTCCGCCCGGCACGGAGTGGTTCAACCACTTCCACCGCCGCCAGGACGAGCTCTACTTCGTCCACGCCGGGACGGCCGGGTTCGAGGTGGAGGGCGAGTCCTTCGAGCTCGGGCCGGGCGGCGCCGTGCACGTCGAGACGACCACGCCGCGGCGGTTCTGGAACGCCGGCGGCGACGATCTCGTGCTGCTCGCGATCGGCGGCCGCGACGGCTACGTCGAGCGTGACGGCGAGATGGTCGACCCCGCCGACGTGGACCGCCGGCGCCGGTTCTCGGCCGGCGACCAGGACGTCATCAAGCGGCGCGACCTGGAGTAG
- a CDS encoding GNAT family N-acetyltransferase: MVIRPAHPDEGERLREITAAAKGFWGYDRERVRAWAAALDLSPERLVGARAFVAEVDGVAVGWAEVLPPDEAVCVLEHLWVEPAWMRRGAGSQLFRHAAERAAGLGATALEWEAEPNALGFYARMGGRRVRTTTSEWGRELAVMAVPLPQ, encoded by the coding sequence ATGGTCATCCGGCCCGCGCACCCCGACGAGGGCGAGCGGCTGCGCGAGATCACGGCCGCGGCCAAGGGCTTCTGGGGCTACGACCGCGAGCGCGTGCGCGCGTGGGCGGCGGCGCTCGACCTGTCGCCGGAACGGCTCGTGGGCGCCCGCGCCTTCGTCGCCGAGGTGGACGGGGTCGCCGTCGGCTGGGCCGAGGTTCTGCCTCCGGATGAGGCCGTCTGCGTGCTCGAGCACCTGTGGGTCGAGCCGGCCTGGATGCGCCGCGGCGCGGGGTCGCAGCTCTTCCGCCACGCCGCGGAGCGCGCCGCCGGCCTGGGCGCGACGGCGCTGGAGTGGGAGGCCGAGCCGAACGCGCTCGGGTTCTACGCGCGGATGGGCGGCCGGCGGGTGCGCACGACCACGTCGGAGTGGGGGCGCGAGCTGGCGGTGATGGCCGTGCCGCTCCCGCAGTAA
- a CDS encoding CBS domain-containing protein translates to MATATPPMVLHLSLIVGGTLRDRNGGRLGSVDDLIVHLGEDYPPVTGVLARVAGRQVFVPASELAEIAHARVEMVSDRIDLQPFERREGEVLLRKDVLDRQLINIDGARLVRANEIEIARIEGWYRVVGVDTGLRGIVRRVVPRRVGTNMPPGAFLDWASVEAFTGHVPTVRLRIPHPKLARLHPAQLADLVEAASHNEGREIMTAVGDDSELEADVYEELDAQHRREFVEERPDEEVAQLLERMEPDDAVDLLGDLPDERREEVVRLLPPVQRRRVRALAGYDPATAGGLMSPEFVCLYAQASKAEAIERIERSRAPADTLAWVYVMNLDRRLKGAIALADLLRAPSDGTMGDVATFLPPRVSAEAGLEEVARLMTDYDLTVVPVVDERDQIMGVVSVDDVLEMVLPRGWRRRFDVLGAD, encoded by the coding sequence ATGGCCACCGCGACGCCGCCCATGGTGCTGCACCTCTCGCTGATCGTCGGCGGCACGCTGCGCGACCGAAACGGGGGACGGCTCGGGAGCGTCGACGACCTGATCGTGCATCTCGGCGAGGACTACCCGCCCGTCACGGGAGTGCTGGCGCGAGTCGCGGGCCGGCAGGTCTTCGTCCCGGCGTCCGAGCTCGCCGAGATCGCGCACGCGCGCGTCGAGATGGTGTCCGACCGGATCGACCTCCAGCCGTTCGAGCGCCGGGAAGGCGAGGTGCTGCTGCGCAAGGACGTGCTCGACCGCCAGCTGATCAACATCGACGGCGCCCGGCTCGTGCGCGCGAACGAGATCGAGATCGCCCGGATCGAGGGCTGGTACCGGGTCGTCGGGGTCGACACCGGCCTGCGCGGCATCGTCCGCCGGGTGGTGCCGCGGCGGGTCGGCACCAACATGCCGCCCGGCGCGTTCCTCGACTGGGCGAGCGTCGAGGCGTTCACGGGCCACGTCCCCACGGTGCGCCTGCGCATCCCCCATCCCAAGCTGGCCCGGCTCCACCCGGCCCAGCTGGCCGACCTGGTCGAGGCGGCGTCCCACAACGAGGGCCGCGAGATCATGACCGCCGTCGGCGACGACAGCGAGCTCGAGGCGGACGTCTACGAGGAGCTCGACGCCCAGCACCGGCGCGAGTTCGTCGAGGAGCGGCCCGACGAGGAGGTGGCCCAGCTGCTGGAGCGAATGGAGCCGGACGACGCCGTCGACCTGCTCGGCGACCTCCCCGACGAGCGGCGCGAGGAGGTCGTCCGCCTGCTCCCGCCCGTGCAGCGCCGGCGCGTGCGCGCCCTGGCCGGCTACGACCCGGCCACCGCCGGCGGCCTCATGAGCCCCGAGTTCGTGTGCCTGTACGCGCAGGCGTCGAAGGCGGAGGCGATCGAGCGGATCGAGCGCAGCCGCGCCCCTGCGGACACGCTGGCCTGGGTCTACGTGATGAACCTCGACCGCCGTCTCAAGGGCGCGATCGCGCTCGCCGACCTGCTGCGCGCGCCGTCCGACGGCACGATGGGCGACGTCGCCACTTTCCTGCCGCCGCGCGTCTCGGCCGAGGCCGGGCTCGAGGAGGTCGCGCGGCTCATGACGGACTATGACCTGACCGTCGTCCCGGTGGTCGACGAGCGCGACCAGATCATGGGCGTCGTCAGCGTCGACGACGTGCTCGAGATGGTGCTGCCGCGTGGCTGGCGGCGCCGGTTCGACGTGCTGGGAGCTGATTGA
- a CDS encoding Nramp family divalent metal transporter gives MAGRVSALRAFRHRLLRGRSDGAPRGPLSRGTARLLAVIGFLGPGLIAANAGNDAGGIATYSAVGARYGFDLLWMMVVITASLIVVQEMAARMGAVTGKGLAELIREQYGVRWSLFATTSVLIANVGICISEFVGIGAALGLAGIPAQVSVPIAAVGVWLLLIRGSYKVAERIFVLMTITFFAYPIAAILARPDWGSVGHSIVAPDIHDSRAYLFLFIATAGTTITPFMQLYVQSAVVERGVGVDELNMERAEVTSGSIFANLVAMFIIIATGATLYLHGEHDISTASQAAKALEPFAGQYAEVLFAVGLLGASLLAAAILPVTAAYVIAETFGFEKGISRRIHEAPVFVAVITALILIGTIVAIIPGIPVIALLVGVQVVNGALLPVLLIFIWRLASDRELMGDYRNGRFFNVIAGLTVVATSALSITLLAVTIGAPFLS, from the coding sequence ATGGCGGGCCGTGTATCTGCGCTGCGCGCGTTTCGCCACCGCCTCCTCCGCGGCAGGTCGGACGGCGCACCCCGCGGCCCGCTCAGCCGCGGCACCGCCCGCCTGCTCGCCGTCATCGGCTTCCTCGGGCCGGGCCTGATCGCCGCCAACGCCGGCAACGACGCCGGCGGCATCGCCACCTACTCGGCCGTCGGCGCGCGGTACGGCTTCGACCTCCTGTGGATGATGGTGGTCATCACGGCCTCGCTGATCGTGGTGCAGGAGATGGCCGCGCGGATGGGTGCCGTCACCGGCAAGGGGTTGGCCGAGCTGATCCGCGAGCAGTACGGCGTGCGCTGGTCGCTGTTTGCGACCACCTCCGTGCTGATCGCAAACGTCGGCATCTGCATCTCGGAGTTCGTCGGTATCGGCGCGGCCCTCGGCCTGGCCGGCATCCCCGCGCAGGTGTCCGTGCCGATCGCCGCGGTCGGCGTCTGGCTGCTCCTGATCCGCGGCTCGTACAAGGTGGCCGAGCGCATCTTCGTGCTGATGACGATCACGTTCTTCGCCTACCCGATCGCCGCGATCCTGGCCCGGCCGGACTGGGGCTCGGTCGGCCACTCGATCGTCGCCCCCGACATCCACGACTCGCGCGCGTACCTGTTCCTCTTCATCGCGACCGCGGGCACGACCATCACGCCGTTCATGCAGCTCTACGTCCAGTCGGCCGTGGTCGAGCGCGGCGTCGGCGTCGACGAGCTGAACATGGAGCGGGCCGAGGTGACCTCGGGGTCGATCTTCGCGAACCTCGTCGCGATGTTCATCATCATCGCCACCGGCGCGACCCTCTACCTGCACGGCGAGCACGACATCTCGACGGCGTCGCAGGCGGCCAAGGCGCTCGAGCCGTTCGCCGGCCAGTACGCAGAGGTGCTCTTCGCCGTCGGCCTGCTGGGCGCCAGCCTGCTCGCCGCCGCGATCCTGCCGGTCACCGCCGCGTACGTGATCGCGGAGACGTTCGGCTTCGAGAAGGGGATCAGCCGCCGCATCCACGAGGCTCCGGTCTTCGTCGCGGTGATCACCGCCCTGATCCTGATCGGCACCATCGTCGCGATCATCCCCGGCATCCCCGTCATCGCCCTGCTGGTCGGCGTGCAGGTCGTGAACGGCGCGCTGCTGCCCGTGCTCCTGATCTTCATCTGGCGGCTCGCGAGCGACCGCGAGCTGATGGGCGACTACCGCAACGGCCGGTTCTTCAACGTCATCGCCGGGCTGACGGTGGTGGCGACGTCGGCGCTCTCGATCACCCTTCTCGCCGTGACCATCGGCGCGCCCTTCTTGTCGTGA
- a CDS encoding alpha/beta hydrolase has translation MREEPFSVPVGGGELAGHRGGDGPPALILHGGPAWPDYTEGLAAELGGLLETHRYTQRGTRPSTMEGPFTIEAHMDDAVAVLDHFAIERAWVVGHSWGGHLALHLVVAHPDRLLGVICVNALGAFDRVFAEFGANLRRSMRPEDVARIEEIEDSRRRGEVTEAALVERSQLVWPRYFADPDAAPPHPADRIGVECSTGTNASISDHFNRFTLATGLPSAKLPALFLHGERDPLPVSSSLEAAALVPGAWVETIPDCGHFPWLERPGEIRRAAERFLPTPE, from the coding sequence GTGCGCGAGGAGCCGTTCTCGGTTCCGGTCGGCGGCGGGGAGCTCGCCGGCCACCGCGGCGGCGACGGGCCGCCGGCCCTGATCCTGCACGGCGGCCCGGCCTGGCCGGACTACACCGAGGGCCTCGCCGCCGAGCTCGGCGGGCTGCTCGAGACGCACCGCTACACCCAGCGCGGCACGCGGCCGTCGACGATGGAAGGCCCGTTCACGATCGAGGCGCACATGGACGACGCGGTCGCGGTGCTCGACCACTTCGCGATCGAGCGGGCCTGGGTCGTCGGCCACTCGTGGGGCGGGCACCTGGCGCTGCACCTCGTGGTGGCGCACCCCGACCGGCTGCTCGGCGTGATCTGCGTGAACGCGCTGGGCGCGTTCGACCGCGTGTTCGCGGAGTTCGGGGCCAACCTGCGCCGCTCCATGCGCCCCGAGGATGTCGCCCGGATCGAGGAGATCGAGGACAGCCGCCGCCGCGGCGAGGTCACCGAGGCCGCCCTCGTCGAGCGCTCGCAGCTCGTGTGGCCGCGCTACTTCGCCGACCCGGACGCCGCGCCGCCGCACCCGGCCGACCGGATCGGCGTCGAGTGCTCGACCGGGACGAACGCGTCGATCTCCGACCACTTCAACCGCTTCACCCTTGCCACCGGCCTGCCGTCGGCGAAGCTGCCGGCGCTCTTCCTGCACGGCGAGCGCGACCCGCTGCCGGTGTCGTCGTCGCTCGAGGCGGCCGCCCTCGTGCCGGGCGCCTGGGTGGAGACGATCCCGGACTGCGGCCACTTCCCCTGGCTCGAGCGCCCGGGCGAGATCCGCCGCGCGGCCGAGCGCTTCCTGCCTACCCCTGAATAA
- a CDS encoding cytochrome b/b6 domain-containing protein codes for MRRFWPEERSLHWLLAVTFLILLATGLILYLPAFAELAANRRLWKSLHLGAAIAFWAGLVVLVASDTGGRLRRTASEVDRFDEDDLRWMRWAVTRRGDEPPQGRFNAGQKLNTAVVFGLMLVFSVSGLLMYLQETDAAVRGRTSAILVHDIATWIAVPLVAGHLYLVLVNASTRHSLRGMVLGTVRRDWARRHHPKWDADD; via the coding sequence GTGCGCCGGTTCTGGCCGGAGGAGCGCTCGCTCCACTGGCTGCTCGCGGTCACGTTCCTCATCCTGCTCGCCACCGGCCTGATCCTCTACCTGCCGGCGTTCGCCGAGCTGGCGGCCAACCGGCGCCTGTGGAAGTCGCTCCACCTGGGCGCTGCGATCGCGTTCTGGGCGGGGCTCGTCGTCCTGGTCGCGAGCGACACCGGCGGGCGCCTGCGCCGCACCGCCTCCGAGGTCGACCGCTTCGACGAGGACGATCTGCGCTGGATGCGCTGGGCGGTGACGCGGCGCGGCGACGAGCCGCCGCAGGGCCGCTTCAACGCGGGGCAGAAGCTGAACACCGCCGTGGTCTTCGGGCTCATGCTGGTGTTCTCGGTCAGCGGCCTGCTCATGTATCTGCAGGAGACCGACGCGGCCGTGCGCGGGCGCACGAGCGCGATCCTCGTCCACGACATCGCCACCTGGATCGCCGTGCCGCTGGTCGCCGGCCACCTCTACCTGGTGCTGGTCAACGCCTCGACCCGCCACTCGCTGCGGGGCATGGTGCTCGGCACGGTGCGGCGCGACTGGGCCCGCCGTCACCACCCCAAGTGGGACGCCGATGACTAA
- a CDS encoding molybdopterin-dependent oxidoreductase translates to MGERRIGRAAFLSVVGAGGIGLLFGDRITSALHAPIADAGSIVPNAIKDVFPTGWRIYAINPPWPTFDPADYRLEITGHVRKPVTLTWPEVRALPAVSQTNTFHCVTGWTVSNVHWRGVRLQTLWDMVEPLPSARYANFVSMERGYVDTLSMKQTTLPDVMLAHTMQGQPLARAHGSPMRLVIPEMYGYKSVKWLHRIELVPQLEPGFWEQNGYDVDAWVGRSNGY, encoded by the coding sequence ATGGGTGAACGACGCATCGGCCGCGCGGCATTCCTCTCGGTGGTCGGCGCCGGCGGGATCGGCCTGCTCTTCGGCGACCGCATCACCTCGGCGCTGCACGCCCCGATCGCCGACGCCGGCTCGATCGTCCCGAACGCGATCAAGGACGTCTTCCCGACCGGCTGGCGCATCTACGCGATCAACCCGCCGTGGCCGACGTTCGATCCCGCCGACTACCGGCTCGAGATCACCGGCCACGTCCGCAAGCCGGTCACGCTGACATGGCCCGAGGTGCGTGCCCTGCCGGCGGTCTCGCAGACGAACACCTTCCACTGCGTCACCGGGTGGACGGTCTCGAACGTGCACTGGCGCGGCGTGCGCCTGCAGACGCTGTGGGACATGGTCGAGCCGCTGCCGAGCGCCCGCTACGCCAACTTCGTCTCGATGGAGCGCGGCTACGTCGACACGCTCTCGATGAAGCAGACGACCCTGCCCGACGTGATGCTCGCCCACACGATGCAAGGGCAGCCGCTGGCGCGCGCGCACGGGTCGCCGATGCGGCTCGTGATCCCCGAGATGTACGGCTACAAGAGCGTGAAATGGCTCCACCGGATCGAGCTCGTGCCGCAGCTCGAGCCCGGGTTCTGGGAGCAGAACGGCTACGACGTCGATGCCTGGGTCGGCCGCTCGAACGGGTACTGA
- a CDS encoding DMT family transporter, translating to MDATTTPGAVAPVSVRREGLAWAFAGVLMFSFSVPLTKEAVGGFSPYLTATGRAVIAGVIAAALLALTRAQLPPPHLRRPIVFTMLGAVFGWPILLALALERTTSAHVAVIAAFMPLTTALIAVMRTHERVSWQFWAAAGIGTAALVVFALSRAGGGDDLLADLLVVGAVLMSSWCYVEGATVTRAMPGWQVISWVVVLALPLTIPLSAGLWWFTRGSYSPSGTEWLSLVLLGVSSMYLGFFAWYRGLSLAGIARGGQVQQLQALLTLVWSALLLNEHVTAPTVLVALTVIGSVVWAQRARVPPVVTPQE from the coding sequence GTGGATGCGACCACGACTCCGGGCGCCGTCGCACCCGTCTCCGTGCGGCGGGAGGGCCTGGCGTGGGCGTTCGCGGGCGTGCTGATGTTCTCGTTCTCTGTGCCGCTGACGAAGGAGGCGGTCGGCGGGTTCAGCCCGTACCTGACCGCCACCGGCCGCGCGGTCATCGCCGGGGTGATCGCTGCGGCGCTGCTCGCGCTGACACGCGCGCAGCTCCCGCCGCCGCACCTGCGCCGGCCGATCGTCTTCACGATGCTCGGCGCCGTCTTCGGCTGGCCGATCCTGCTGGCGCTCGCGCTCGAGCGCACGACGTCGGCGCACGTGGCGGTGATCGCCGCGTTCATGCCGCTCACGACCGCGCTCATCGCCGTCATGCGGACGCACGAGCGGGTCAGCTGGCAGTTCTGGGCGGCGGCCGGGATCGGCACCGCGGCACTGGTCGTCTTCGCGCTCTCGCGCGCCGGCGGCGGCGACGACCTCCTGGCCGACCTGCTCGTGGTCGGGGCCGTGCTCATGTCGTCGTGGTGCTACGTCGAGGGCGCGACGGTCACCCGCGCCATGCCCGGCTGGCAGGTCATCTCGTGGGTCGTCGTGCTGGCGCTACCGCTCACCATCCCGCTCTCGGCCGGGCTGTGGTGGTTCACGCGCGGCTCGTACAGTCCGTCGGGGACGGAGTGGCTCTCGCTGGTGCTGCTCGGCGTGTCCTCGATGTACCTGGGCTTCTTCGCCTGGTACCGCGGCCTCTCGCTGGCCGGCATCGCGCGCGGCGGGCAGGTGCAGCAGCTGCAGGCGCTGCTGACGCTCGTCTGGTCGGCGCTGCTCTTGAACGAGCACGTGACGGCGCCGACCGTGCTGGTCGCGCTGACGGTGATCGGATCGGTCGTATGGGCGCAGCGCGCACGGGTGCCGCCCGTGGTCACGCCGCAGGAATAG
- a CDS encoding beta-propeller fold lactonase family protein produces the protein MRRRWLVPLGALAALAFPATAAAHTGGQAVFTLANGTSGNRVLVFARGHDGTLAPAGSVSTGGAGTGVTATTQGALALSPDGRRLYAVNGGSGTIAVFAVHGAHLRRLAVVSSGGAGPASVTAGHGRVYVVNAGALNVVGFRVTGGGLRRIHGGSEPLASGDAGPAQVSLNPAGTALAVTNPGSSTIDTITLRRDGAIGRLRSFASAGAAPFGFGFTRDGVLVISDAHQAPTSAASSYRIGHTGALRLLSGPVSANQLAACWVAIAGRIAYTANAGSGTISAFRVDGHGRLHLRGVAASPGSTSTPLDESVTPGGGYLDVLTSGLHSITSYRIGSGGTLTPVGSVGGLPAGDTGVASS, from the coding sequence ATGAGACGACGATGGTTGGTACCGCTCGGCGCGCTCGCCGCGCTGGCATTCCCGGCGACGGCGGCCGCACACACCGGCGGCCAGGCCGTGTTCACGCTGGCGAACGGGACGTCCGGCAACCGGGTGCTCGTCTTCGCCCGCGGGCACGACGGCACGCTCGCGCCGGCCGGCTCGGTCTCGACGGGCGGCGCGGGCACCGGCGTCACCGCGACGACGCAGGGCGCGCTCGCACTCAGCCCGGACGGCCGCCGCCTCTACGCGGTCAACGGCGGGTCGGGCACGATCGCCGTCTTCGCGGTGCACGGCGCCCACCTGCGGCGCCTGGCGGTCGTGTCGTCCGGCGGAGCGGGCCCCGCCAGCGTGACCGCCGGCCACGGCCGCGTGTACGTGGTGAACGCCGGCGCGCTGAACGTCGTCGGCTTCCGCGTCACCGGCGGCGGCCTGCGCCGCATCCACGGCGGCTCCGAGCCGCTGGCCTCGGGTGACGCGGGCCCTGCCCAGGTGTCGCTCAACCCGGCCGGAACAGCCCTCGCCGTGACGAACCCCGGCTCGAGCACGATCGACACCATCACGCTGCGGCGCGACGGCGCGATCGGTCGCCTGCGCTCGTTCGCGTCGGCCGGGGCGGCCCCGTTCGGGTTCGGGTTCACCCGTGACGGCGTCCTGGTCATCTCGGACGCGCACCAGGCGCCGACGAGCGCGGCGTCGTCGTACCGGATCGGCCACACCGGGGCGCTGCGGCTGCTCTCGGGGCCGGTCTCGGCCAACCAGCTGGCCGCATGCTGGGTCGCGATCGCCGGCCGGATCGCATACACCGCCAACGCGGGCAGCGGGACGATCTCGGCGTTCCGCGTCGACGGCCACGGCCGCCTGCACCTGCGCGGCGTCGCCGCCAGCCCCGGATCGACGAGCACGCCGCTCGACGAGTCCGTCACCCCCGGCGGCGGCTACCTCGACGTCCTGACCAGCGGCCTGCACAGCATCACGAGCTACCGCATCGGCAGCGGCGGCACGCTGACGCCCGTCGGCTCGGTCGGCGGCCTGCCCGCGGGCGACACCGGCGTCGCCTCCTCGTAG
- a CDS encoding MFS transporter: protein MPWQDRDGRLVGTAFVLHATLVGTWAGRVPAIKHALGLSDTALGAALFGMAAGTLLGSWWGGRLARRLGPATVVRGGIPAMAAALVASAFAADLAALFAALACFGILGAIVDVAMNTIAVAVERDRRRPLMSGFHGAWSVGLLLGALGASAAAAAGVGPERHFAAVAVIVAGVAVTVLAALPHPAPPVRAAGQGQPAWSAELVVLGAIAFCSFFAEGAAADWSAVYLHDRAGAGAALAAAAFAGFSVAMAASRLTGDRIVTVVGPVALARRAGLTAAAGLGLALAVPVPGAGIAGFALMGAGLAPIVPLVLSAAGAVAHGVEETLARVLLIAYTGSIVGPAAIGFAAGRVELRAALLIPLALIVCIVLGAGRIQPAQGGELART from the coding sequence ATGCCGTGGCAGGACAGGGACGGCCGCCTCGTGGGGACCGCGTTCGTGCTCCACGCGACGCTCGTCGGCACGTGGGCGGGCCGGGTGCCGGCGATCAAGCATGCGCTCGGCCTCTCCGACACCGCGCTCGGCGCAGCCCTGTTCGGGATGGCGGCCGGGACGTTGCTCGGCAGCTGGTGGGGCGGCCGCCTGGCCCGGCGGCTGGGACCTGCGACCGTCGTCCGCGGCGGCATCCCGGCGATGGCCGCGGCCCTGGTCGCGTCGGCGTTCGCGGCCGACCTGGCCGCGCTGTTCGCCGCGCTCGCCTGCTTCGGCATCCTCGGCGCGATCGTCGACGTCGCGATGAACACGATCGCCGTCGCGGTCGAGCGAGACCGCCGGCGGCCGCTCATGTCCGGCTTCCACGGCGCCTGGAGCGTCGGCCTGCTGCTGGGTGCGCTCGGCGCCAGCGCCGCGGCCGCTGCCGGCGTCGGCCCCGAACGCCACTTCGCGGCGGTCGCCGTCATCGTCGCCGGCGTGGCGGTGACCGTCCTGGCCGCCCTCCCCCACCCGGCGCCGCCCGTCCGGGCGGCCGGGCAGGGGCAACCGGCCTGGTCGGCCGAGCTGGTCGTCCTCGGCGCGATCGCCTTCTGCAGCTTCTTCGCCGAGGGCGCGGCGGCCGACTGGAGCGCCGTCTACCTGCACGACCGGGCGGGGGCAGGAGCGGCGCTCGCCGCCGCGGCCTTCGCCGGCTTCTCGGTCGCGATGGCCGCGTCGCGGCTGACGGGCGACCGGATCGTCACGGTGGTCGGGCCGGTCGCCCTCGCCCGGCGGGCAGGGCTCACCGCCGCGGCCGGGCTCGGGCTGGCCCTCGCCGTGCCGGTGCCCGGCGCGGGCATCGCCGGCTTCGCGCTCATGGGAGCCGGGCTGGCGCCGATCGTCCCGCTCGTCCTGAGCGCCGCGGGGGCGGTCGCCCACGGCGTCGAGGAGACACTCGCGCGCGTCCTTCTGATCGCGTACACGGGATCGATCGTCGGCCCGGCCGCGATCGGGTTTGCGGCCGGCCGGGTGGAGCTGCGGGCGGCGCTCCTGATCCCGCTCGCGCTGATCGTCTGCATCGTCCTCGGCGCCGGCCGGATCCAGCCGGCCCAGGGCGGCGAGCTTGCAAGAACCTGA
- a CDS encoding response regulator transcription factor — protein MASTAPSPRVLVVDDEPVVRDVLTRYLTHEGFEVDAAADGHAALTAIEAQPPNVIVLDLMLPKLSGLELLRLVRLESSVPVIILSAKVSERERIAGLELGADDYVTKPYSPGEVVARVRAVLRRGGGEPRAPLEFGELVVDPFRREVRRGGEVVRTTRKEFDLLLRLASSPGRVYTRAELVESVWGYVWSGDTETVTVHIRRLRAKIEDDPSRPRRLVTVHGVGYRFDA, from the coding sequence ATGGCGTCGACGGCACCATCACCGCGTGTCCTCGTCGTCGACGACGAGCCGGTGGTGCGCGACGTGCTCACCCGCTACCTCACGCACGAGGGCTTCGAGGTGGACGCGGCCGCCGACGGCCACGCCGCGCTGACCGCGATCGAGGCGCAGCCCCCGAACGTGATCGTGCTCGACCTGATGCTGCCGAAGCTGAGCGGCCTCGAGCTCCTGCGGCTCGTCCGGCTCGAGAGCAGCGTCCCGGTGATCATCCTGTCTGCGAAGGTGAGCGAGCGCGAGCGGATCGCGGGCCTCGAGCTCGGCGCCGACGACTACGTGACGAAGCCGTACTCGCCCGGCGAGGTGGTGGCGCGCGTGCGCGCCGTCCTGCGCCGCGGCGGCGGCGAGCCGCGGGCACCGCTCGAGTTCGGCGAGCTCGTGGTCGACCCCTTCAGACGCGAGGTCAGGCGTGGCGGCGAGGTCGTCCGCACGACCCGCAAGGAGTTCGACCTGCTCCTGCGGCTGGCGTCGAGCCCGGGGCGGGTCTACACGCGCGCCGAGCTCGTCGAGTCGGTGTGGGGCTACGTGTGGAGCGGCGACACCGAGACCGTGACGGTGCACATCCGGCGGCTGCGGGCGAAGATCGAGGACGACCCATCGCGGCCGCGCCGGCTGGTGACCGTGCACGGCGTCGGATACCGGTTCGACGCATGA